The genomic DNA TCTTGTTTACCATCACGCAAGACCAGACTCCCGTTGGTGCTGATAGTAAGATTCGCCGCAGTTTTTGTGACCGGCTTACCTCTGTTAGCCACCCAGACAACCACCTGAGGAGTGATGTTCTTGAACCAGATCCCAACATACTGATTCCGAGAATTGTTAGGACTGAAGAAGCCTAACTCATAAACTCCATCAGGGGAGCTCAGAGTTTGTCCTATTAACAAAGGACTTGTTGTGTTTATATCTGCATTGGCACAAGTTGGGAATATAATCAGCAAGACCAAGCAAGCATATAAAACCATACCCATGTTTACTCCTATCTGTCTGCACAATTTCTTGTTATACGTAGATGAAGAGAGATCAATGAGACCAAAGGAATAAAGACTTTTCGTGTTATCCTCTATATCTTAAACATTGCACtaattgattatattttcttttgtcaaagaGAATAATTATAGCTATAATCTAAACATAAGCATTAGAATAATCTGTGTTGACAGCTTTGACAAACAAGTACCATGTTACTCATCATTAAAGAGAATCTAGTAGAtgagttcttttattttcctcaCTTTCGTCTTCTCATAAGTCAAACCTTAAACAATGTACGGGTTTTTACTATAACACCAACTCCTAGTGGCCagcttttgaaattttgtatttCGTTGgggcatttcatcaaacactcCAATAACGTACACCACTTAAAGGTTCGCTACCGTTTCTGAAGTCTCCATCTGGGTTATAagcaactttttaaaaaccgaCTTTAAAAGCTTtaactgaaacaaaaaccacCACCAATAACGGCTAACTAGATTCATTGCCAATTCTTACTTTAAAAGCTTAAGGAAATTGCAAACTGCAATAGTGAAAGGTctaaaaacatagaagaagcTTACCATAAACACTGCCACGGGTTCAAGCATCAGCCACAACTGCTTGTGGCCAGCTTCGAAGACTTACAGTTCAGTTAGACATTTCACTGAACAGTTCGGTTAGGAAATTACCAACTCTTTGAACATGCCTTTTTGCATAtaatgtgtatataaataattatggatgtaattttctctttttacataatgaaataatataagaaaatagtgTAAGTTGAAATTATCAACAACATTAGAGAATTAATCACAAATTTACAGTTTCCATCACATATTGTAGCTCAACGTCCTTGGATCACAGACTCTGTCACCTCATTGACAGTGATCATCGAATCATTAGACGGTGATTCTTCATCTCTAGTGTGCACTGCAAATGTGGGTTGTTTAGGCAGAGGAAGATCTGATGTTGTGGTGAGCATAGACAGCAACTCAAGTGTGTTTGGTCTGTCTGCAGGTTTGTGTTGAACACAAAGCAAACCAATCTGGACACACCTTCCAACTTCAGATGGGTGATAAGAATCAGCAAGAGCTTGGTCCAAAAGATTAACTCCACGGGTTTCACACCAAGATTCCCATACCTGTGTTCGTTTAATAAGATCTTAAGAATACAAGAGCAACAAAACCTTTTGCAACCTCTGCAAGTGCATGAAAACATAAAGTCTCTGACTTACATATGCAAGAAGTGCTTTTCCTTCCTGGCCATAGCTGAACCTCGAGATCTTCTCTCCGCTGATGATTTCTAACAGTAGAACTCCGAAGCTGTAGATGTCTGATTTCTCAGAGAATACTCCAGTCCATGCATACTCAGGAGCCATATATCCTCTGTTTAAAACCAAATAGTTCACCCACTTTAATATATGGTTATCAATCTAGTTTAATATGTAACCAAAGAATGGTACTTACAGAGTTCCGACAACCCTGCGAGTTTTGTCCTGATATTGGGTTCCCTGAAACATCCGAGCCAATCCAAAATCTGATATCTTCGGGTTCATTTTCTCGTCCAGAAGAATGTTGCTGACCTTCAGGTCTCGGTGAATTACTCTGAGGCGTGAGTCACGGTGGAGATAGAGAAGTCCACGCGCAATACCTTGAATGATATCAAATCTCTTTGGCCAATCTAACTCGAGCCTTTTTCTTGAATCTAAGCGACAATATCATGTAAAAACTATACGGTAAGCAGTTCAACATAGAGAGAGTAAGCTAGACAAAAGTGGTATGATGTGACTGACCAAAGACAAAAGTATCTAGGCTTTTGTTCACCATATACTCATAAATCAATAGCTTCTCTTTTCCTTCGACACAGCATCCCAAAACCCGGACTAAGTTTCTGTGTTGGAGTTTTGATATCAGTACTATTTCATTCATGAACTCCTGTTTGCCTTGCTCAGAGCTGCTAGAAAGGCGTTTCACCGCAATTTCTCTTCCATCTGGCAGTTTTCCCTGAGGTAAGTTACAAATGTCATCTCAAGAAAAGACAGAATAGAAAAAGAGCAAAGAGTATAAAACATTTCTCACCTTGTAAACGGAACCAAATCCACCATATCCAAGTTTGTTTGATAGACTGAAACTATCTGTAGCAGTTTGTATGGTATTCATCTCAAAAAATTCTAAACCTGGGACGTCTTGTGTTTTCAGATCATTTCTCCATGCATCCTTTGATATATGAGCTGAAATTTGGGTAAGAATTTGTGTCAGTACCAACTGAGCATATtaagaacttttaaaacaaGCGGAAACCAATGTAACAAAAAGAGCATATATGAATGAGTCTGTCAATTTAGTGTAGGTTTGATGTAGTGGAAACTAGACCTTTTTATGTAACAATAATTCGTAACAAATCTAAAAGAGCCTACAATTTTCTTGACAACCAAATGAATAGATGAGCAATAAGTGATTGTGAGCAATAAGTGATTGTGAGCAATAAGTGATTGTTCATAGTAAAGCCATCAATGTGTTACCTGCTCTGAATCTCCAAAAACCAAATGCAGCAAAGCACAAGATCACAAAAAGGGTTAGGCTCACTGTAATAGCAACAATGGACTTCTTGCTGTTATTTACATCTGCGAATTTAGGACAAGAATTAAACAATGAGTTCTATCGAAAATATCAATATCAGTGAAGTAGAAGGATATAATTGCATCTTTGAAATATCCTATAAGCCATACCTAGCTCAGAATGTGCAAGACGAATGGAAAGAACTTCTCCTCCTGCAGAAAATTGCACTGTGTCCATTAGGTCCTTGCTCCACATTAAGCACCCTATTCCAGGAATGTTCGCGAAGGCCACGCAAGAACAATTGTGGAGGCAGTTTTGGTG from Camelina sativa cultivar DH55 chromosome 7, Cs, whole genome shotgun sequence includes the following:
- the LOC104703736 gene encoding G-type lectin S-receptor-like serine/threonine-protein kinase At1g61440 isoform X1, which codes for MNLQVTFNILDTKELASKTWGKRENSICEITEESPLSIGKTLSSSNGVYELGFFSFNNSQNQYVGIWFKGIIPQVVVWVANREKPVTDPTANLCISSNGTLLLSDGKNGVMWSTGDVFASKGSRAELTDSGNFVFIDKVSGNTLWQSFEHLGNTLLPTSTMMYNLVTGEKRGLTSWKNSTDPSSGDFLVKITPQVPSQGFVMRGSAPYYRTGPWAKTRFTGLPQMDDSYTSPFSIHQDVNGSGYFLYFDRYYKLSRILLTSEGSMKVLRHNGMDWESSYEGPVNSCDIYGACGPFGLCVVSVPPKCKCFKGFVPKSIEEWKRGNWTSGCVRRTELYCLANSTGKDANVFLTVPNVKPPDFYEYANSVDAEECHQNCLHNCSCVAFANIPGIGCLMWSKDLMDTVQFSAGGEVLSIRLAHSELDVNNSKKSIVAITVSLTLFVILCFAAFGFWRFRAAHISKDAWRNDLKTQDVPGLEFFEMNTIQTATDSFSLSNKLGYGGFGSVYKGKLPDGREIAVKRLSSSSEQGKQEFMNEIVLISKLQHRNLVRVLGCCVEGKEKLLIYEYMVNKSLDTFVFDSRKRLELDWPKRFDIIQGIARGLLYLHRDSRLRVIHRDLKVSNILLDEKMNPKISDFGLARMFQGTQYQDKTRRVVGTLGYMAPEYAWTGVFSEKSDIYSFGVLLLEIISGEKISRFSYGQEGKALLAYVWESWCETRGVNLLDQALADSYHPSEVGRCVQIGLLCVQHKPADRPNTLELLSMLTTTSDLPLPKQPTFAVHTRDEESPSNDSMITVNEVTESVIQGR
- the LOC104703736 gene encoding G-type lectin S-receptor-like serine/threonine-protein kinase At1g61440 isoform X3 codes for the protein MGKTRKFNLCFAEITEESPLSIGKTLSSSNGVYELGFFSFNNSQNQYVGIWFKGIIPQVVVWVANREKPVTDPTANLCISSNGTLLLSDGKNGVMWSTGDVFASKGSRAELTDSGNFVFIDKVSGNTLWQSFEHLGNTLLPTSTMMYNLVTGEKRGLTSWKNSTDPSSGDFLVKITPQVPSQGFVMRGSAPYYRTGPWAKTRFTGLPQMDDSYTSPFSIHQDVNGSGYFLYFDRYYKLSRILLTSEGSMKVLRHNGMDWESSYEGPVNSCDIYGACGPFGLCVVSVPPKCKCFKGFVPKSIEEWKRGNWTSGCVRRTELYCLANSTGKDANVFLTVPNVKPPDFYEYANSVDAEECHQNCLHNCSCVAFANIPGIGCLMWSKDLMDTVQFSAGGEVLSIRLAHSELDVNNSKKSIVAITVSLTLFVILCFAAFGFWRFRAAHISKDAWRNDLKTQDVPGLEFFEMNTIQTATDSFSLSNKLGYGGFGSVYKGKLPDGREIAVKRLSSSSEQGKQEFMNEIVLISKLQHRNLVRVLGCCVEGKEKLLIYEYMVNKSLDTFVFDSRKRLELDWPKRFDIIQGIARGLLYLHRDSRLRVIHRDLKVSNILLDEKMNPKISDFGLARMFQGTQYQDKTRRVVGTLGYMAPEYAWTGVFSEKSDIYSFGVLLLEIISGEKISRFSYGQEGKALLAYVWESWCETRGVNLLDQALADSYHPSEVGRCVQIGLLCVQHKPADRPNTLELLSMLTTTSDLPLPKQPTFAVHTRDEESPSNDSMITVNEVTESVIQGR
- the LOC104703736 gene encoding G-type lectin S-receptor-like serine/threonine-protein kinase At1g61440 isoform X4; translated protein: MGKTRKFNLCFNNSQNQYVGIWFKGIIPQVVVWVANREKPVTDPTANLCISSNGTLLLSDGKNGVMWSTGDVFASKGSRAELTDSGNFVFIDKVSGNTLWQSFEHLGNTLLPTSTMMYNLVTGEKRGLTSWKNSTDPSSGDFLVKITPQVPSQGFVMRGSAPYYRTGPWAKTRFTGLPQMDDSYTSPFSIHQDVNGSGYFLYFDRYYKLSRILLTSEGSMKVLRHNGMDWESSYEGPVNSCDIYGACGPFGLCVVSVPPKCKCFKGFVPKSIEEWKRGNWTSGCVRRTELYCLANSTGKDANVFLTVPNVKPPDFYEYANSVDAEECHQNCLHNCSCVAFANIPGIGCLMWSKDLMDTVQFSAGGEVLSIRLAHSELDVNNSKKSIVAITVSLTLFVILCFAAFGFWRFRAAHISKDAWRNDLKTQDVPGLEFFEMNTIQTATDSFSLSNKLGYGGFGSVYKGKLPDGREIAVKRLSSSSEQGKQEFMNEIVLISKLQHRNLVRVLGCCVEGKEKLLIYEYMVNKSLDTFVFDSRKRLELDWPKRFDIIQGIARGLLYLHRDSRLRVIHRDLKVSNILLDEKMNPKISDFGLARMFQGTQYQDKTRRVVGTLGYMAPEYAWTGVFSEKSDIYSFGVLLLEIISGEKISRFSYGQEGKALLAYVWESWCETRGVNLLDQALADSYHPSEVGRCVQIGLLCVQHKPADRPNTLELLSMLTTTSDLPLPKQPTFAVHTRDEESPSNDSMITVNEVTESVIQGR
- the LOC104703736 gene encoding G-type lectin S-receptor-like serine/threonine-protein kinase At1g61440 isoform X2; amino-acid sequence: MCVLRILDTKELASKTWGKRENSICEITEESPLSIGKTLSSSNGVYELGFFSFNNSQNQYVGIWFKGIIPQVVVWVANREKPVTDPTANLCISSNGTLLLSDGKNGVMWSTGDVFASKGSRAELTDSGNFVFIDKVSGNTLWQSFEHLGNTLLPTSTMMYNLVTGEKRGLTSWKNSTDPSSGDFLVKITPQVPSQGFVMRGSAPYYRTGPWAKTRFTGLPQMDDSYTSPFSIHQDVNGSGYFLYFDRYYKLSRILLTSEGSMKVLRHNGMDWESSYEGPVNSCDIYGACGPFGLCVVSVPPKCKCFKGFVPKSIEEWKRGNWTSGCVRRTELYCLANSTGKDANVFLTVPNVKPPDFYEYANSVDAEECHQNCLHNCSCVAFANIPGIGCLMWSKDLMDTVQFSAGGEVLSIRLAHSELDVNNSKKSIVAITVSLTLFVILCFAAFGFWRFRAAHISKDAWRNDLKTQDVPGLEFFEMNTIQTATDSFSLSNKLGYGGFGSVYKGKLPDGREIAVKRLSSSSEQGKQEFMNEIVLISKLQHRNLVRVLGCCVEGKEKLLIYEYMVNKSLDTFVFDSRKRLELDWPKRFDIIQGIARGLLYLHRDSRLRVIHRDLKVSNILLDEKMNPKISDFGLARMFQGTQYQDKTRRVVGTLGYMAPEYAWTGVFSEKSDIYSFGVLLLEIISGEKISRFSYGQEGKALLAYVWESWCETRGVNLLDQALADSYHPSEVGRCVQIGLLCVQHKPADRPNTLELLSMLTTTSDLPLPKQPTFAVHTRDEESPSNDSMITVNEVTESVIQGR